One part of the Methylobacterium mesophilicum SR1.6/6 genome encodes these proteins:
- the truA gene encoding tRNA pseudouridine(38-40) synthase TruA, producing MPRYKLVIEYDGGPFCGWQRQAEDPTVQGAIEAAVTRFSGEEARLTCAGRTDAGVHAIHQVAHVDLAKAWRTDTVRDALNAHLRPQPVAILSAEIVPESFDARHSAIRRHYRYRILNRRSPAALTRAHVWHVPWPLDPDLMHAAARRLIGRHDFSAFRAAECQANSPVRTLEQLEVVRGPMALHDEIVVTTSARSFLHHQVRAMVGTLMLAGCGRLSADDVADILASGDKRRCGPLAPAAGLTFVGVDYAEA from the coding sequence ATGCCCCGCTACAAGCTCGTCATCGAATATGACGGCGGTCCGTTCTGCGGCTGGCAGCGGCAGGCCGAAGATCCCACGGTCCAGGGGGCGATCGAGGCGGCGGTGACGCGCTTCTCCGGTGAGGAGGCCCGGCTGACCTGCGCCGGCAGGACCGATGCCGGCGTGCACGCCATCCATCAGGTGGCCCATGTCGACCTCGCCAAGGCATGGCGGACCGACACGGTGCGGGACGCGCTGAACGCGCATCTCCGGCCGCAGCCGGTGGCAATCCTGTCGGCCGAGATCGTCCCCGAGAGCTTCGACGCGCGCCACTCCGCGATCCGGCGCCACTACCGGTACCGGATCCTCAACCGGCGCAGTCCCGCGGCGCTGACCCGGGCACACGTCTGGCACGTACCTTGGCCCCTCGACCCAGACCTCATGCATGCGGCGGCCCGACGCCTGATCGGCCGACACGACTTCTCGGCCTTCCGCGCGGCCGAGTGCCAGGCGAACAGTCCGGTCCGCACGCTTGAGCAACTTGAGGTCGTTCGCGGCCCGATGGCGCTGCACGACGAGATCGTGGTGACGACCTCGGCGCGCTCCTTTCTGCATCACCAAGTGCGGGCAATGGTCGGAACGCTGATGCTCGCCGGCTGCGGACGCCTATCTGCAGATGACGTGGCCGACATCCTGGCCTCCGGCGACAAGCGCCGGTGCGGCCCTCTGGCGCCTGCCGCCGGACTGACCTTCGTCGGTGTGGACTACGCAGAAGCGTGA
- the fmt gene encoding methionyl-tRNA formyltransferase yields MRVVFMGTPDFAVPTLARLVQDGHEIAAVYTRAPAKAGRGMSLRPSPVHALAETLGLPVLTPATLRTEEAAETFTGHRADVAVVVAYGMLLPQAILDAPKHGCLNLHGSLLPRWRGAAPIQRAVMAGDAESGVGVMRMEAGLDTGPVAMEARIAINPGMTAGALHDALMPLGADLMAQAVGLLDRGTLTFTPQPDEGVVYAHKITNDEARIDWTHPAAHVANHINGLSPFPGAFFEVDLGKGPERVKVLRAVQTDGAGGAGTLVDAEGIVACGEGAVRLTELRRAGKGGSASGAEFVRGARLTLGARLG; encoded by the coding sequence ATGCGCGTCGTTTTCATGGGCACACCCGACTTCGCGGTGCCGACGCTTGCGCGGCTCGTGCAGGACGGCCACGAGATCGCGGCCGTCTACACCCGCGCGCCCGCGAAGGCGGGGCGGGGCATGAGCCTGCGCCCCTCCCCAGTCCATGCCCTGGCCGAGACGCTCGGGCTGCCGGTCCTGACGCCCGCCACCCTACGCACCGAGGAAGCCGCCGAGACCTTCACGGGGCATCGCGCGGACGTCGCCGTGGTGGTCGCGTACGGGATGCTTCTGCCACAGGCCATCCTCGACGCGCCGAAGCACGGGTGCCTCAACCTGCACGGATCGCTCCTGCCGCGCTGGCGCGGGGCGGCGCCGATTCAGCGTGCGGTCATGGCGGGCGACGCCGAGAGTGGTGTCGGCGTGATGCGCATGGAGGCCGGGCTCGATACCGGTCCCGTGGCGATGGAAGCGCGGATTGCGATCAATCCGGGCATGACCGCGGGCGCGTTGCACGACGCTCTGATGCCGCTCGGCGCCGACCTCATGGCGCAGGCCGTCGGCCTCCTTGACCGGGGCACGCTCACCTTCACGCCGCAGCCGGACGAGGGAGTCGTCTACGCGCACAAGATCACCAACGATGAGGCGCGGATCGACTGGACACACCCGGCCGCACATGTCGCGAACCACATCAACGGGCTCTCGCCCTTCCCGGGCGCCTTCTTCGAGGTAGATCTCGGGAAGGGTCCCGAGCGGGTGAAGGTCCTTCGCGCGGTCCAGACGGACGGGGCCGGCGGAGCCGGAACGCTCGTCGATGCCGAGGGCATCGTAGCCTGCGGCGAAGGCGCAGTGCGGCTGACGGAGCTCCGTCGCGCCGGCAAGGGCGGCAGTGCGAGCGGGGCCGAATTCGTCCGCGGTGCCCGCCTGACGCTCGGCGCCCGTCTCGGCTGA
- a CDS encoding peptide deformylase, producing MTIRPLVILPDPVLRRASDPVGLITAEIRTLVADMFETMYDAPGVGLAAIQIGVPKRVVTIDTSKEEGVREARVFIDPEIVWSSEEKRVYDEGCLSIPEYYGEVERPDRVRVKFRDLDGKEQEIEADGLLATCIQHEIDHLNGVLFIDHLSKLKRDRVIKKFAKAAKRDAA from the coding sequence ATGACCATCCGCCCCCTCGTCATCCTCCCCGATCCTGTCCTGCGCCGCGCTTCCGATCCGGTCGGGCTGATCACCGCCGAGATCCGCACCCTCGTCGCCGACATGTTCGAGACGATGTACGATGCACCCGGCGTCGGGCTGGCGGCGATCCAGATCGGCGTGCCCAAGCGCGTTGTGACGATCGACACGTCGAAGGAAGAGGGCGTCCGGGAAGCGCGGGTGTTCATCGATCCCGAGATCGTCTGGTCCTCGGAGGAAAAGCGCGTCTACGACGAGGGATGCCTGTCGATCCCCGAATATTACGGCGAGGTCGAGCGGCCGGACCGGGTCCGCGTGAAGTTTCGCGACCTCGACGGCAAGGAGCAGGAGATCGAGGCCGATGGGCTGCTCGCGACCTGCATCCAGCACGAGATCGATCATCTCAACGGCGTGCTGTTTATCGACCACCTGTCCAAGCTGAAGCGTGACCGCGTGATCAAGAAGTTCGCCAAGGCGGCCAAGCGCGACGCGGCCTGA
- the recR gene encoding recombination mediator RecR translates to MPQAVAGPEIERLIQLLARMPGLGPRSARRAALQLIKKRDTLLGPLADAMRVAADRIIVCTSCGNVDTSDPCTICRDAERDPTTLVVVEDVSDLWALERSGAVKARYHVLGGVLSALDGVRPEHLNLATLVERVAQPEVKEVILALNATVDGQTTAHYVTESIRHCDVKVTRLAHGVPVGGELDYLDEGTLTAAIRSRTAF, encoded by the coding sequence ATGCCCCAAGCCGTCGCCGGCCCCGAAATCGAACGCCTGATTCAGCTCCTCGCCCGCATGCCGGGGCTTGGACCGCGCTCGGCCCGCCGGGCCGCCCTTCAGCTTATCAAGAAGCGCGACACGCTGCTCGGACCGCTCGCCGACGCCATGCGGGTCGCGGCGGACCGGATCATCGTATGCACGAGCTGCGGCAACGTCGACACCTCGGATCCCTGCACGATCTGCCGCGATGCGGAGCGCGACCCGACGACGCTCGTGGTGGTCGAGGACGTGTCGGACCTCTGGGCACTGGAGCGTTCCGGCGCCGTGAAGGCGCGCTACCACGTGCTCGGCGGTGTGCTCTCGGCGCTGGACGGGGTGCGGCCGGAGCACCTGAACCTCGCGACCCTGGTGGAGCGCGTGGCGCAGCCGGAGGTGAAGGAGGTAATCCTCGCCCTGAATGCCACCGTCGATGGCCAGACCACGGCCCACTACGTCACGGAGTCGATCCGGCACTGCGACGTGAAGGTGACGCGCCTCGCCCACGGCGTGCCTGTGGGCGGCGAGCTCGACTATCTCGACGAGGGGACGCTGACCGCCGCCATCCGCAGCCGCACCGCCTTCTGA
- a CDS encoding phosphoenolpyruvate carboxykinase — protein MTNIGDHNAAHGAEAAGFRDLKAVHWNFEAPRLYEEALSRREAQLARGGAIVATTGSHTGRSPKDKFVVRDAATESEVWWDNNGAITPEQFETLRQDFLKHAEGKELFAQDLYGGADPAYRVKARVFTEFAWHSLFIRNLLIRPDRSEIASYVPDMTIIDLPSFQADPARHGCRSKTVIAIDFAKKLVLIGGSAYAGEMKKSVFTYLNYILPGKGVMPMHCSANAALDAEGGSAIFFGLSGTGKTTLSNDSSRQLLGDDEHGWSNEGIFNFEGGCYAKTIRLSRNAEPEIYATTERFGTVMENVIIDPVTRAPNFDDASLTENTRCAYPLDFIANASATGRAGHPKNIVMLTCDAFGVMPPIAKLTGAEAMYHFLSGYTAKVAGTERGLTGPEATFSTCFGAPFMPRHPSTYGNLLRDLIAKHSVDCWLVNTGWTGGGVGTGRRMPIRVTRRLLTAALDGSLAQAEFRRDPYFGFAVPVSVPGVEPHILTPVKTWANKGAFVETAARLVKMFDDNFKRFETHVDADVRAAGPTAQAIAA, from the coding sequence TTGACCAACATCGGTGATCACAACGCGGCCCATGGTGCCGAGGCGGCTGGCTTCCGCGACCTCAAGGCCGTCCACTGGAATTTCGAGGCCCCCCGGCTCTACGAGGAGGCGCTGTCCCGCAGGGAGGCGCAGCTCGCCCGCGGCGGTGCGATCGTCGCCACCACCGGCAGCCACACCGGCCGCTCGCCCAAGGACAAGTTCGTGGTCCGCGACGCCGCCACCGAGTCCGAGGTATGGTGGGACAACAACGGCGCGATCACGCCCGAGCAGTTCGAGACCCTGCGCCAGGACTTCCTGAAGCACGCCGAGGGCAAGGAGCTGTTCGCCCAGGATCTCTACGGTGGCGCCGACCCGGCCTACCGGGTGAAGGCTCGTGTGTTCACCGAGTTCGCCTGGCACTCGCTGTTCATCCGCAACCTGCTGATCCGCCCGGACCGCTCCGAGATCGCGTCCTACGTGCCGGACATGACGATCATCGACCTGCCGAGCTTCCAGGCGGACCCCGCCCGGCACGGTTGCCGGTCCAAGACGGTGATCGCCATCGACTTCGCCAAGAAGCTCGTGCTGATCGGCGGCTCGGCCTACGCGGGCGAGATGAAAAAGTCGGTCTTCACCTACCTCAACTACATCCTGCCCGGTAAGGGCGTGATGCCGATGCACTGCTCGGCCAACGCGGCGCTGGACGCCGAGGGTGGCTCGGCGATCTTCTTCGGCCTGTCCGGCACCGGCAAGACGACGCTGTCGAACGATTCCTCCCGCCAGCTCCTCGGCGACGACGAGCACGGCTGGTCGAACGAGGGCATCTTCAACTTCGAGGGCGGCTGCTACGCCAAGACCATTCGCCTATCGCGCAACGCCGAACCGGAGATCTACGCCACCACCGAGCGCTTCGGCACGGTGATGGAGAACGTGATCATCGATCCCGTCACCCGTGCGCCGAACTTCGACGACGCCTCGCTCACCGAGAACACCCGCTGCGCCTACCCGCTGGACTTCATCGCCAATGCGAGCGCCACCGGCCGGGCCGGGCACCCGAAGAACATCGTGATGCTCACCTGTGACGCCTTCGGGGTGATGCCGCCGATTGCCAAGCTCACGGGCGCCGAGGCGATGTACCACTTCCTCTCGGGCTACACCGCCAAGGTGGCCGGCACCGAACGCGGCCTGACCGGACCGGAGGCGACCTTCTCGACCTGCTTCGGCGCGCCGTTCATGCCACGGCATCCGAGCACCTACGGCAACCTGCTCCGCGACCTGATCGCCAAGCACAGCGTCGATTGCTGGCTCGTCAACACCGGCTGGACCGGCGGCGGCGTCGGCACCGGCCGGCGGATGCCGATCCGCGTGACGCGGCGCCTGCTGACCGCGGCGCTCGACGGCTCGCTGGCGCAGGCCGAGTTCCGCCGCGACCCGTATTTCGGCTTCGCGGTCCCGGTCTCGGTGCCGGGCGTCGAGCCGCACATCCTGACCCCGGTGAAGACCTGGGCCAACAAGGGCGCGTTCGTCGAGACAGCCGCGCGGCTGGTCAAGATGTTCGACGACAACTTCAAGCGGTTCGAGACCCATGTCGATGCCGACGTGCGAGCCGCCGGACCGACCGCTCAAGCGATCGCGGCCTGA
- a CDS encoding YbaB/EbfC family nucleoid-associated protein yields MRDLMGIMKQAQAMQEKMANLQSEMDAIEVTGASGGGSVRVTMSAKGQMKGVTIDPSLMVADEREILEDLIVAACNDARTKAEATMQERMAELTKGLPLPPGMKLPF; encoded by the coding sequence ATGCGCGACCTGATGGGCATCATGAAGCAGGCTCAGGCCATGCAGGAGAAGATGGCCAACCTGCAGTCCGAGATGGACGCGATCGAGGTCACCGGCGCGTCGGGCGGCGGTTCCGTGCGGGTCACCATGTCGGCCAAGGGGCAGATGAAGGGCGTCACTATCGACCCGTCCCTGATGGTGGCGGACGAGCGCGAAATCCTTGAGGACCTGATCGTGGCGGCCTGCAACGACGCCCGAACGAAGGCGGAAGCGACTATGCAGGAGCGCATGGCCGAGCTCACGAAGGGTCTGCCCCTGCCGCCCGGGATGAAGTTGCCTTTCTAG
- a CDS encoding PepSY domain-containing protein: protein MRLAPPLLALALIAGVGAAAHADEKLPPDQQAKVEAMLKQEGFTKWDEIELDDGMIEVDDAIDANGKKFDLKLDPKTLAIVKRKAE, encoded by the coding sequence ATGCGTCTTGCCCCGCCACTCCTCGCCCTCGCCCTGATCGCCGGCGTCGGCGCCGCCGCCCATGCGGACGAGAAGCTCCCGCCCGATCAGCAGGCCAAGGTCGAGGCCATGCTGAAGCAGGAAGGCTTCACCAAGTGGGACGAGATCGAGCTGGACGACGGCATGATCGAGGTCGACGACGCTATCGACGCCAACGGAAAGAAGTTCGACCTGAAGCTCGATCCCAAGACGCTCGCCATCGTGAAGCGCAAGGCCGAGTAG
- a CDS encoding YifB family Mg chelatase-like AAA ATPase → MVTRVATVAFEGIEARAVDVQIQIIPGSVVFTVVGLPDKAVAESRERVRGALIASGLALPAKRITVNLAPADLPKEGSHYDLPIALGVMAAIGAIPADALAGYCVLGELALDGSITAVNGVLPAAIAAAARGLGLICPAATGPEAAWAGGDLDVLAPRSLIQLANHFKGSQVMARPVPSVAAGAGPLPDLADIKGQEGAKRALEIAAAGSHNLLMNGPPGSGKSMLAARLPSILPPLGPRELLDISMIQSVAGELKGGALSNRRPFRQPHHSASMAALVGGGLGARPGEVSLAHGGVLFLDELPEFNAQVLDSLRQPMETGTVMIARANHRVTYPARFQLVAAMNPCRCGQALEPGYACRRGPNARCTAQYQARISGPLLDRIDLRIEVPAVTAADLILPPPAEGSREAAGRVAAARALQTTRYAGRGLPAATTNATCPANLIAEVASPDADGTALIRQAAETMRLSARGFHRTLRVARTLADLDGEPQVRRLHLAEALSYRGRADGAAAAA, encoded by the coding sequence ATGGTCACCCGCGTCGCCACCGTGGCCTTCGAGGGCATCGAGGCGCGCGCGGTCGACGTGCAGATCCAGATCATCCCCGGCTCGGTGGTGTTCACCGTCGTCGGCCTGCCCGACAAGGCCGTGGCCGAATCGCGAGAGCGCGTTCGGGGTGCCCTCATCGCGTCCGGGCTGGCGCTGCCGGCCAAGCGCATCACCGTCAACCTCGCCCCCGCGGACCTGCCCAAGGAGGGCTCGCACTACGACCTGCCCATCGCCCTGGGCGTCATGGCGGCGATCGGGGCGATCCCGGCCGACGCGCTCGCCGGCTACTGCGTGCTCGGAGAACTCGCCCTGGACGGGAGCATCACGGCGGTGAACGGCGTGCTGCCGGCCGCCATCGCGGCGGCGGCGCGCGGCCTCGGCCTGATCTGCCCGGCCGCCACCGGTCCCGAGGCCGCCTGGGCCGGGGGCGACCTCGACGTGCTCGCCCCACGCTCCCTGATCCAGCTCGCCAACCACTTCAAGGGCAGTCAGGTGATGGCCCGGCCGGTGCCGTCCGTGGCGGCCGGCGCGGGGCCGCTGCCGGATCTCGCCGACATCAAGGGCCAGGAGGGTGCCAAGCGGGCGCTGGAGATCGCCGCGGCCGGCAGCCACAACCTGCTGATGAACGGGCCACCCGGTTCGGGGAAATCGATGCTGGCCGCCCGGCTGCCCTCGATCCTGCCGCCGCTCGGCCCTCGGGAGCTGCTCGACATCTCGATGATCCAGTCAGTGGCGGGCGAGCTGAAGGGCGGTGCCCTGTCGAACCGGCGGCCGTTCCGTCAGCCCCACCACTCCGCCTCCATGGCGGCCCTCGTGGGCGGCGGCCTGGGCGCGCGACCGGGCGAGGTCTCCCTGGCCCATGGCGGCGTCCTGTTCCTGGACGAGCTGCCCGAGTTCAACGCTCAGGTCCTCGACAGCCTGCGCCAACCCATGGAGACCGGCACGGTGATGATTGCCCGAGCCAATCACCGGGTTACCTATCCGGCCCGCTTTCAGCTCGTGGCGGCGATGAACCCGTGCCGCTGCGGCCAGGCGCTGGAGCCGGGCTACGCCTGCCGACGTGGCCCGAACGCCCGCTGCACGGCGCAGTATCAGGCGCGGATCTCGGGGCCGCTGCTCGACCGGATCGACCTGCGCATCGAGGTTCCGGCGGTGACGGCGGCGGATTTGATCCTGCCGCCGCCCGCGGAGGGGTCCCGCGAGGCGGCCGGGCGGGTGGCGGCGGCCCGGGCGCTTCAGACGACGCGTTATGCGGGACGCGGACTGCCGGCGGCAACTACCAACGCGACCTGCCCGGCGAACCTGATCGCGGAGGTCGCGAGTCCCGATGCGGACGGGACGGCGCTGATCCGGCAGGCCGCCGAGACCATGCGGCTCTCAGCCCGCGGCTTTCACCGGACGCTCCGCGTGGCCCGGACGCTTGCCGATCTCGATGGTGAGCCGCAGGTGCGACGGTTGCACCTCGCCGAGGCGCTTTCCTACCGCGGACGCGCCGACGGCGCGGCGGCTGCCGCGTGA
- a CDS encoding bifunctional protein-serine/threonine kinase/phosphatase, whose amino-acid sequence MSEPGAAARELAVSIGQYSTAGRKGANQDFHGTLVPAQPALSLKGMAMALADGISSSSAGAAAAETAVKSFLGDYYATPDTWSVKNAAHRVIAAANSWLYAQTRRGIDPYDADRGYVTTFDALILKARTAHLFHVGDGRIWRVAGRSLEQLTEDHRVVVSAAESYLGRALGANGRVEIDYHAVGIERGDVFLLTTDGVHEHVRPRDMAAAVAAADDLDAAARAIVDAALAAGSTDNLTIQIVRIDALPEAEPNDLLGEIEGLDPAPLLDPPAAFDGYRLLRTLHSGPRSRVYLAVEDGTEAKVALKVLSLDLRDDPAQRRRFMMEEWIARRIDNPHVLKAHPQTRRRSHLYTVMRYVEGQTLTQWMRDHAAPELETVRRLVEQLARGVQAFHRREMVHQDLRPDNVLIDASGTVQVIDFGATKVAGVVEGDPRIDTAEILGTVQYTAPECFLGEPSSAVSDIFSVGAIAYQMLTGRLPYGDAVPRARTRAAQRKLRYASALSARPLLPIWVDGALRRAVHPNPLRRYPALSEFVHDLRHPNPAFTDTRKASLLDRDPLLFWRLLSLALFVVAFTLAAILIAQKAR is encoded by the coding sequence GTGAGCGAGCCCGGAGCGGCGGCGCGCGAGTTGGCGGTCTCCATCGGCCAATACAGCACGGCCGGCCGTAAGGGGGCCAACCAGGATTTTCACGGCACCCTCGTGCCGGCACAGCCGGCCTTGAGTCTGAAGGGGATGGCGATGGCCCTCGCCGACGGGATCAGCAGCAGCAGCGCCGGGGCTGCCGCTGCCGAGACCGCAGTCAAGAGCTTCCTAGGCGATTACTACGCCACGCCCGACACGTGGTCGGTGAAGAACGCGGCGCATCGGGTGATCGCGGCGGCGAATTCCTGGCTCTACGCCCAGACCCGCCGGGGCATCGACCCGTACGATGCCGACCGGGGCTACGTGACCACCTTCGACGCCCTGATCCTCAAGGCGCGCACCGCGCACCTGTTCCATGTCGGCGACGGCCGGATCTGGCGCGTGGCGGGGCGGTCCCTCGAGCAGCTCACCGAGGATCATCGGGTCGTGGTCTCGGCGGCCGAATCGTATCTCGGCCGCGCGCTGGGGGCGAACGGCCGGGTCGAGATCGACTATCATGCGGTCGGCATCGAGCGCGGCGACGTCTTCCTGCTCACCACGGACGGCGTCCACGAGCACGTCCGGCCTCGGGACATGGCGGCGGCGGTCGCGGCGGCCGACGACCTCGATGCGGCGGCACGCGCGATCGTCGATGCGGCCCTGGCCGCCGGCAGCACGGACAACCTCACGATCCAGATCGTGCGGATCGACGCGCTCCCTGAGGCCGAGCCGAACGATCTCCTCGGCGAAATCGAGGGCCTCGATCCGGCGCCGCTCCTCGACCCGCCGGCGGCGTTCGACGGTTACCGGCTCCTACGCACCCTTCATTCCGGACCGCGCAGCCGCGTGTACCTCGCCGTCGAGGATGGGACCGAAGCGAAGGTCGCCCTGAAGGTCCTCTCACTCGACCTCCGCGACGACCCCGCGCAGCGCCGCCGGTTCATGATGGAGGAGTGGATCGCGCGTCGGATCGACAACCCGCACGTCCTCAAGGCCCACCCGCAGACCCGTCGCCGCAGCCACCTCTACACGGTGATGCGCTACGTCGAGGGCCAGACGCTGACCCAGTGGATGCGCGATCACGCGGCCCCGGAGCTCGAGACCGTGCGCCGCCTCGTGGAACAGCTCGCTCGTGGCGTGCAGGCGTTCCATCGCCGGGAAATGGTCCACCAGGATCTGCGTCCGGACAATGTTCTGATCGATGCGTCCGGTACCGTACAGGTCATCGACTTCGGCGCCACGAAGGTCGCCGGCGTTGTGGAGGGCGATCCGCGGATCGACACGGCCGAGATTCTCGGGACCGTGCAGTACACGGCGCCGGAATGCTTCCTCGGCGAACCTTCCAGCGCCGTCTCCGACATCTTTTCTGTCGGCGCCATCGCCTACCAGATGCTCACCGGACGGCTGCCTTACGGAGACGCCGTGCCCCGAGCGCGGACGCGCGCGGCGCAGCGCAAGTTGCGTTACGCTTCGGCCCTCTCGGCCCGTCCGCTGCTACCGATCTGGGTCGACGGCGCGCTGCGGAGGGCGGTGCATCCCAACCCCCTGCGGCGCTATCCGGCGCTGTCGGAGTTCGTCCACGACCTGCGGCACCCCAATCCGGCCTTCACCGATACCCGGAAGGCCTCGCTCCTCGATCGCGATCCGCTGCTGTTCTGGCGGCTGCTATCGCTGGCGCTGTTTGTCGTGGCATTCACGCTCGCGGCGATCTTGATCGCGCAGAAGGCAAGGTGA
- a CDS encoding glutathione S-transferase family protein: MPYELHYWPMIQGRGEFVRLALEEAGAPYIDVARQDDDAGGIGPMLDRLSDPDNPRPPLAPPFLRDGDVVIGQTAAILLYLGPRLGLVGESEADRIWTHQLQLTIADAVNEAHDTHHPVGVGLYYADQKAEALRRAAEFRAERIPKFLGYFERVLAANGGEHLVGTALSYADLSLFQLVAGLLYAFPKATAAALTDVPQVARLHAAVSRRPRIAAYLATPRRTPFSEDGIFRRYPELDP; encoded by the coding sequence ATGCCGTACGAATTGCACTACTGGCCGATGATCCAGGGTAGAGGCGAGTTCGTCCGCCTCGCCCTCGAGGAAGCCGGCGCCCCATATATCGACGTCGCCCGTCAGGACGACGACGCGGGCGGCATCGGTCCGATGCTCGACCGCCTGTCCGATCCGGACAACCCGCGCCCGCCGCTGGCGCCGCCCTTCCTGCGCGACGGCGACGTGGTCATCGGGCAGACCGCCGCGATCCTGCTGTATCTCGGCCCGCGTCTCGGGCTCGTCGGCGAGTCGGAGGCGGACCGGATCTGGACCCATCAGCTCCAGCTCACCATCGCCGATGCCGTCAACGAGGCGCACGACACGCACCATCCGGTGGGTGTCGGCCTCTACTACGCGGATCAGAAGGCCGAGGCCCTGCGCCGTGCCGCGGAGTTCCGGGCCGAACGCATCCCGAAATTCCTTGGCTACTTCGAGCGGGTCCTGGCGGCCAACGGCGGTGAGCATCTGGTAGGCACCGCCCTTTCCTACGCCGACCTCTCCCTGTTCCAGCTCGTGGCCGGGCTGCTCTACGCCTTCCCGAAGGCCACGGCCGCCGCGTTGACCGACGTGCCGCAGGTTGCACGACTGCACGCGGCCGTGTCGCGGCGTCCGCGGATAGCCGCCTACCTCGCGACCCCGCGGCGGACCCCGTTCAGCGAGGATGGCATCTTCCGCCGCTATCCCGAACTCGACCCCTGA